One genomic region from Nymphaea colorata isolate Beijing-Zhang1983 chromosome 12, ASM883128v2, whole genome shotgun sequence encodes:
- the LOC116265577 gene encoding putative kinase-like protein TMKL1 has protein sequence MGNHYKILIASFSVFLVILILFVIYTCRKKSVHKKSRDVEASPYSGEKFRTEELINFPDGENLSIHDILDANGEVVGKSGYGTVYKASLHGNNHSLMLLRFLRPVCTRSLKDIIPEVQFLGNIRHPNLIPLRAFYSGPRGEKLLVHPFFPRGTVSQFLRSKDARSLRRVKFYSVSVGIAKGLEYLHTGLAKPLIHGNLKSKNILLDANYQPCLSDFGIHLLLNPTANQVMLESLDAEGYKAPELIKMKEANTESDIYSLGIILLELLTGKEPIVVDPTSGQHLHLPSLMRNAIISQRVSEIFDPELLSREDQNPVTEEGLLLYFQLAMSCCAPSSSFRPDIQQIRRQLEEIGSKGFPSFA, from the exons ATGGGAAACCattacaaaattttaattgcTTCTTTCTCAGTTTTCCTGGTTATCCTTATCCTATTTGTAATCTATACTTGCCGTAAGAAGTCTGTGCACAAAAAATCAAGGGACGTTGAAGCCTCTCCTTATTCTGGAGAAAAATTTCGGACGGAAGAACTGATTAATTTTCCTGATGGAGAGAACCTTTCCATTCATGATATATTGGATGCTAATGGAGAAGTTGTTGGGAAGTCTGGTTATGGTACAGTGTACAAGGCCAGTCTACACGGGAATAATCACTCATTAATGCTGCTTCGGTTTCTTAGACCTGTTTGTACCAGAAGTCTGAAGGACATCATTCCAGAGGTCCAATTTCTAGGCAATATCAGGCATCCAAATTTGATTCCTCTACGAGCTTTCTATTCGGGACCTAGAGGGGAGAAGCTTCTCGTCCATCCATTTTTTCCTAGAGGAACAGTGTCTCAGTTTCTTCGAA GTAAAGATGCCCGGTCGTTGAGACGGGTCAAGTTTTACAGTGTCTCTGTGGGCATCGCCAAAGGACTGGAGTACCTTCACACAGGATTAGCAAAACCATTGATTCATGGGAATCTCAAATCGAAGAACATATTGCTTGATGCCAACTACCAACCGTGCCTCTCGGATTTCGGCATCCACTTGCTGCTTAATCCAACTGCAAATCAAGTGATGCTCGAATCCTTGGACGCTGAAGGCTACAAAGCCCCCGAACTGATCAAGATGAAGGAAGCGAATACGGAGAGTGATATCTACAGCTTGGGGATAATCCTGCTTGAACTGCTCACAGGAAAGGAGCCTATCGTCGTGGACCCGACGTCCGGTCAGCACCTTCATTTGCCATCCCTAATGAGAAACGCAATTATCAGTCAGAGGGTATCGGAGATCTTTGATCCTGAGCTTCTTAGCAGGGAAGACCAGAACCCGGTGACAGAAGAAGGGCTGCTCCTGTATTTTCAGTTGGCGATGAGTTGCTGCGCTCCTTCGTCGTCATTTAGACCCGACATTCAACAAATCAGAAGGCAGCTCGAAGAGATCGGGTCTAAAGGGTTTCCTTCGTTTGCATGA
- the LOC116266272 gene encoding acid phosphatase 1-like codes for MNAFKLSIFLALCSFAASLNNPDSSTLPRPLIVENPQSLLGRVVDVEHGSGEEDLRMHCQSWRFGVETNNIRSWKTVPVECADYVKNYMMKRGYVYDLEMVAKEAGNYARTVQLVGDGNDIWIFDIDETLLSNLPYYVDHGFGLEVFDGSKFDKWVELGSAPALQASLKFYKEILDLGFKVFLLTGRSEEQRGVTEENLRRSGIERWDRLILRGKGDHGKPAIAYKSERRVQIEEEGFRIRGNSGDQWSDLLGLCMANRSFKLPNPMYYID; via the exons ATGAATGCTTTCAAACTGTCCATCTTCCTGGCTCTCTGTTCTTTTGCTGCATCCTTGAATAACCCCGATTCTTCCACTCTACCGAGGCCTTTGATCGTGGAGAACCCCCAGAGTCTCCTGGGCAGAGTCGTGGATGTGGAGCATGGCAGCGGGGAAGAAGACCTCAGGATGCATTGCCAGAGTTGGAGGTTCGGTGTTGAAACAAACAATATCCGATCGTGGAAGACGGTCCCCGTGGAGTGCGCGGATTATGTGAAGAATTATATGATGAAGAGGGGTTATGTTTATGATCTTGAGATGGTCGCCAAGGAGGCCGGGAATTACGCCAGAACCGTCCAATTGGTCGGAGATGGAAACGATATATGGATTTTTGATATCGATGAGACACTTCTGTCGAATCTTCCTTATTATGTTGATCATGGATTTGG GCTAGAGGTTTTTGATGGGAGCAAGTTTGATAAATGGGTGGAGTTAGGAAGTGCACCAGCCTTGCAGGCCAGCTTGAAGTTTTATAAAGAGATCCTCGACCTGGGCTTCAAGGTATTCTTGTTGACAGGAAGAAGCGAAGAGCAGAGAGGTGTTACAGAGGAGAATTTGAGAAGATCAGGTATTGAACGATGGGATCGGCTGATACTGAG AGGAAAAGGTGATCATGGAAAGCCAGCAATTGCATACAAGTCGGAGAGACGGGTGCAGATTGAAGAAGAGGGGTTCCGAATTCGAGGAAACTCTGGTGACCAATGGAGTGATTTGCTTGGTTTGTGCATGGCCAATCGTTCCTTTAAGCTACCAAATCCCATGTATTATATTGATTGA
- the LOC116266288 gene encoding peptidyl-prolyl cis-trans isomerase FKBP20-2, chloroplastic yields MMAPTPAVSINFSSSLLPSHPLLTLPCQALGFRDLFNGRFKWPRPTISRIERKEGSFGDPVTRKHFILISLVAFGCYGESPASGKVKKTSYDGKRLLEQNRKIQAANNAPKGFPNFVREGFQVKVVTPEQYVTTDSGLIYLDIVVGQGDCPKLGQQVIFHYIGYNESGRRIDSTYAQGSPARIRLGTNALVPGFEEGLKEMRPGGKRRLIIPPELGPPVGPSTFFSSKQFEVFDVELLSVQNCQRRTIGFYSDLVCN; encoded by the exons ATGATGGCACCAACTCCGGCGGTCTCGATCAACTTCTCTTCTTCGTTGCTCCCATCGCATCCTCTGCTCACGCTTCcat gcCAGGCTCTTGGTTTTCGTGATTTATTTAACGGTCGCTTCAAATGGCCGAGACCAACGATTTCACGTATTGAAAGGAAGGAGGGGAGTTTTGGCGATCCTGTAACTCGCAAGCATTTCATTTTGATCTCTTTGGTTGCATTTGGCTGTTATGGGGAATCCCCTGCTTCTGGGAAGGTGAAGAAGACTTCTTACGACGGGAAGCGGTTGCTGGAGCAGAATAGGAAGATACAAGCGGCAAACAATGCGCCTAAAGGCTTTCCTAACTTCGTCAGAGAAG GATTTCAGGTCAAAGTTGTGACCCCTGAGCAATATGTAACAACTGACTCGGGGTTGATTTACTTGGACATTGTGGTTGGACAGGGTGATTGCCCGAAGCTCGGCCAGCAG GTGATATTTCATTACATTGGCTATAATGAATCAGGTCGACGGATTGATAGCACTTATGCCCAGGGGTCTCCTGCCAGGATCCGGTTAGGCACTAATGCCCTTGTTCCAG GGTTTGAGGAAGGTCTGAAAGAGATGAGGCCTGGTGGTAAGCGAAGGTTAATCATCCCTCCAGAGCTCGGTCCTCCT GTTGGTCCTTCTACATTCTTTAGTTCTAAACAGTTCGAGGTATTCGATGTCGAGCTCCTTAGCGTGCAGAACTGTCAACGGCGGACTATAGGATTTTACTCAGACCTTGTATGCAACTAA